The Croceibacterium sp. TMG7-5b_MA50 genome segment GGCGAACAGCGTCTCCGCGAGGATCGGCAGCAGAGCGAGCGCCAACGGCAGCGCAAGGCAATGCACCATGCACGCCACAGACGCCACGACGGCGAAGCTGTCCAGCATGGCGAGCGACGTACGGCGAGCGGGCTGATCCGGAACCATGCCGGGCCAGATAGCGCAGGCAAGTCAGTGTTACAATATCACATTTCCACGCGCCGCACCGGAACCGGCGCGTTACACAGATCCACTCCGCCCGCTGGTTGGAGATAGAAGCTGTCGCGCCGATTGGCCTTCACCGCCAGGTAGGCGGCGAAGCTGGCACCATCGGTGGCGAGATATTCGAACCGTGGCTGAGCGTCCGCTGGTAGGCTGTCGCCCAGTCGAATGGAGAGGATCGGGGTATGCTCCGCCTCCGTGGCGTAGACGCCCGCCTCTCCGGTGCCGCGCGACAGCGTAGCGAGGTGCTCAATTCCTTCGACGACCCGGCCGACTACCGCGATGTTGCGGTCAAGCTGGCGGGGCGCATGGCCGATCACCGCATATAGCTCGGCACCGGTGCCCGTGTCGGGCGACATATCGCGCGCCACGCCCACTGCGCCATAGCAATGAACCGGCCACGCCGTCCCGCCACCCTCGCTATCCAGCGCCAGCGGCCAGCCGGCGACATGGGCGCCGATGGCGTAGGAATCTATCCACCTGCTCACGGTGATCGGCTCTCGCCGATCCGGCCCGGTCAGCACGTAATCGCGCCCATCCTCCGGCCCACGTTCGACCGGGGTGATATAGGCGCTTTCGGGAACCGCCATGATGTCCGGCGGCAACGGCTTGGCGGAGGTGGCCGGGTCCTCACCCTCCCCCGCACCCCATTGCGCCACCCAATTGTCGACAACGCGATAAACGCTGGTGCCGTCCCACCAACCGGCCTGTGCCAGGGTGCGGATATTGCCGATCCAGCCCTGGCTGAAGGGCGGCGGCAATAGCTGTATGACCACCTGCCGCGTCCGGCCTGCAGCGTCGGGTGCCAGTTCCATCACCAGCAGATCGGCCGGTGGGATGGTACGCCATTCCGCCGCCGGCGCAGCCGCGATCACCGATGTAGGCGTGGGTGGCACGCTGTCCTGCGCCAGCGCGGCGGCAGGCAGAACGAGGGAGATGGCGGCAAGAGAGAGAAAACGCATGCGACCATCCTGCCAACCCGTGCGATCGGCGCAAGCGCGATCAGCCTGCCGCATCCTCCAGCGCATGCATGTCACCGTCGGACAGGCCGAAATGATGCCCGACCTCGTGCACCAGCACATGCGCGACCAGATGCTCCAAGGTGACGTCGCCGCGTTCTACCCACTCGTCCAGGATCGCACGGCGGAACAGCCGGATGCGGTCCGGCATCGTGCCCGAATGATCGATACTCTTGGCGCCGACCGGCAGCCCTTCATACAGCCCCGTCAGTTCGAAGGGGTCCTCGATCCCCAATTCCGCCAGGGTCTCCTCGTCGGCGAAATCCTCCACCACCAGCCGCACGCCCGCCAGGTGGCTGGCGAACGGCTCTCCGATCCGGCCCAGCGCATCGCGAGCCATGTTTTCGATGTCGGAAAGATCGGGCGACAGGTCGAAAATGCGTGACATGATGGCTTGAGCGTACTGTCCCTGTCGATGGTGACAAGTACAACCCTTGCCATGCGTCGCCCCGCTCGCTAGGGGCCGCGCTCTTGCCAGCAGGCATGCGGAGCGGTGGCCGAGTGGTCGAAGGCGCACGCCTGGAAAGTGTGTATACGTCAAAAGCGTATCGTGGGTTCGAATCCCACCCGCTCCGCCAAATACCGGTTCCGACAAGGGACCGCGTCACGCCTGCAGGGAAATGGCCCAACCCTGCCGATCGACGCCTCAGAACAGCTCGTCCAGCAACAGGTGGAACCGTAGCTTTCGTCGGTCCGGCTCGATCGCATATTCGGTGAACAGCCGATCCTGAAGGTCGGCGCCAAACTCGCCGAGACAGTTCCAGAGTACCGCGAGATCCTGGTAGCGGTCGCCAATTCCGGCGCGACCCACATCGATGCAGCCGACGACCTCGCCAGCGACCATCAGCAGATTGTCGAGCGAGAAGTCTCCATGGGTGACCACCGGATCAGGCGCGAGCGGCAGCAGGCTTTGCAGCGCATCCCACACCTGCCCCGCGGTCCACCCTTCCTGCTCCTCGTCAAAGTCGCTCTCATCGACCAGTCCAGCCTTGATGCGCTCCTTCGCCAGCAACAGCCTGTAGGCGTGATCGCTGCTGAAGGGGCACGCGGCAACCGGGACCGCGTGCAGCCGCCGCAGGAAAACCGCCAACGCATCGACAATGGCGGGCCGATCGTTAGGACAGGCGACAAGGCGTTGGTAAGCGGTTTCTCCCGGTAGCGCCGTGCTCAGCAACCACGCCGTATCCGTCGTCATGACGAAGCGCACAACCGCAGGCGCGGGGACGCGGCCCGCCATCCAGCGCAGCCTCGCCGCCTCCGCCATCAGATCGTCGGCAAGTATCCCCTCGCCTTGCTTGAGAAACAGATCGGGCGCGTCTGACCGGCCATGCAGCTGGTAGACGGCAGCGCCGGCCTTCCCGACGAGGTTCCTGGACCATCGGTAGCCGGACAGCGCGGCTGACATGCAGGCCGGCACCTCCATTGCCGCGCAGGCTTCCTCCCGTTCCGCCTCCTTGCGCATGATTGCTCCCCAATCAGTCCTGTGGCCTTGGCCTCCTGTGATCCGAAATGGCTTGCCAACGGTCAAGGATCGGCGAGACAGGCCGGACGGAAGATGTCCGATAATGGGGAGCGACAAAGTGACGCGGATCGCGATCGTGGGGGCAGGCGCGATCGGCGCCACGGTGGGGGCATGGCTGACCACCAACAGCCAGTTGGAAGTGACCTTCTGTGTGCGAAGCCACTTCGACCGCCTGCATGTCGAAACACCCTCTCGCGTGATCGACACCGTACCCGGGCTGTTAAGCGAAGTGGCGCAGGCAGCCCCGGTCGACTGGGTCATCGTCGCGACCAAGACCTACGATGCCGCGGGCGCCGCCACCTGGATCGACGCACTGACAGGCCCGGCCACGCGGCTGGCGATCCTGCAGAACGGGGTGGAGCACCTGACGCGCTTCACGACGCCCGGCCGTGACCGGCAGGTGCCGGCGATCGTGGACATCCCGGCGGAACGGCAAGCTCTCGGCCGGGTGCTGCAACGCCGGGACGGCTCCATCCTGATCCCGGCGGACGACAATGGCCGCGCCTTTGCCGCACTCTTTCGTGACACGCCGATTGACGTGCAGCCGATTGCCGACTGGCAGAGTGCGGCGTGGCGCAAGCTCGCCATCAATTGCGCCGGTGCGGTTAACGCTCTCACCCTGAAGCCCGCCGGAATTGCCGCTGAAGAGGATATTGCCGAACTGATGCGAGCGCTGGTGCGCGAATGCGTCGCGGTCGGCCGGGCGGAGGGTGCCACGTTGGGCGACACCCTGCCGGACGAGGTTGTCGCGGGCTACCGCGCCAGCGACCCGGACTCCGTCAATTCCATACATGCCGATCGGCAGGCCGGTCGCCAGACGGAGGCGGATGCGCGCAACGGGGTGATCGCACGCCTTGCGGCACGAAACGGATTGACGGCACCGCTGAATGCAATGGCGCACGTCCTGCTGACGGCACGCTGAGGCGGCTGGCTGCAGCCGACCGCCACCTCTTGAAAGTCATCGGCAGCGCGGAGGCGGCGCTTACCGCAGCGGTGGTGCAGGCTCGCTGACCGCCGACCCGGATTTCGGCGGGCGCGGCTGGTCCAGCAGTCCCGCCACGAGGCGCTCATAGGCGGCGCTCCCAGTCACCTGCGCTGTCACGGCCTCCAGCTCCCGATAGGCTTCCAGCACGGTACGGCCCTGAGCTGACAGCCGCGCACCGCGTTCGCGGCCCCCACCGGCAAGCGTATCGACCAGCCGTTCGCTGAAGCAGCGATTCATCTCGTCCACCAACAGCCAGGTACGGCGATAGCTCATGCCCAGCACGCGGCCGGCGGCCTTGATCGAACCTTCACGGTCGATCGCTTCCAGCAGGTCTGCCTTGCCCGGTCCCATGGCGAAGCTGTCCCCACAGACGAGCTGCAGTTTCAGCTTGAGCGGGCCGATCAGCATCTCGCCCGCCGTTCATTCCGATGCGGTGAGCCACGATCGCCGATTTGGCGGACGGAGGGTCGAGCGCCGCTGCATTCATCGGCGATCTGCTTGCAGGCGCTGATCATCATGTCCCCTCAGCTAGAACCTGCCGGCGGAGCGATGCAACCAAAGACCAGCCCCCGCGCCTGGTTCCTCAGGTCAAGTTTGGCCGCAGCCAGCGCTGCGCGTCCTCGACAGGCAGGTCACGCCGTGCGGCGTAGTCCGTAACCTGGTCCATGCCTATCTGCGCGACTCCGAAATAGGCCGCCTGCGGGTGTCCGAAATAGAACCCGCTGACAGCGGCGGTCGGCAGCATGGCCATGCTCTCGGTCAGCGTGATGCCGGCCACGTCATCACCACCGTCAGCGAGCATGGCGAACAATTGCGGTTTCAGCGTGTGATCCGGACAGGCGGGGTAGCCGGGCGCCGGGCGGATGCCGCGATATTGCTCCCGGATCAGCGCCTCGTTGGTCAGCTGCTCTTCCGGCGCATAGCCCCACAGCGTCGTACGGACATGCTGGTGCAGGCGTTCGGCGAAGGCTTCGGCGAAGCGGTCGGCCAGCGCCTTCAGCAGGATGTCGTTGTAATCGTCGTGGCTTTCGCGGAACCGCGCCAGATGCTGGTCAATGCCGTGGATCGCCACGGCGAACCCGCCCAGCCAGTCGCCGGCAGGATCAATGAAATCGGCCAGGCACATATTGGCACGCCCTTCCCGCTTGGCGACCTGCTGCCGCAGCATGGCAAGCCGGGTGCTGCCTTCGTTGCTGCGGTCCATATCCGGCACGGCGAACCCGGCCGGCACGCTGGCGCCGTCAGGGCTCCGATGGTCGGCCGAATGGCGGTTCTGCACGAAGATGTCGTCGCCATGCCGGTGCGCCGGCCACAGCCCGACCACGCCCCGCGCAGTCAGCCACTTTTCCGCGATGATCTGCGCCAGCATCGCCTGCGCATCCGCCCACAGGCTGCGCGCGCTTTCCCCCACCACCGCGTCATCCAGGATCGCAGGGAAGTTGCCCGCCAGTTCCCATGACCGGAAGAACGGCGTCCAGTCGATCACCTCCGCCAGATCGGCCAGATCCCAATCGTCGTAGCGGTGGATGCCTGGTTGCACGGGCGCGGGCGGCTTCAGCGCCATGTCGGCCTCAAACGCATTGGCGCGCGCCTGTTCCAGCGGGACCAGCGTGGATCCGCCAGCATTGGCGCGCTTGACCCGGACCTCGTCATATTCGGCCTTGGTGCGAGCGGTGAAATCCTCCGCCTGCGTGTCCGACACCAGCTGCGTGCAGACGCCCACCGCGCGGCTGGCGTCCAGCACATGCACCACCGCGCCTTTGTAAGCCGGATCGATCCGAAGCGCGGTATGCACCCGGCTGGTCGTGGCCCCACCGATCAGCAGCGGCATGGTCATGCCGGCGCGGGCCATCTCCTCCGCCACCGTCACCATCTCGTCCAGGGAGGGGGTGATGAGACCTGACAGGCCGATCATGTCGGCATTATTGTCGTTGGCGGCATCGATGATCGTCTTCCATGGCACCATCACGCCCAGGTCGATGATCTCGAACCCGTTACACTGGAGGACCACGCCGACGATGTTCTTGCCGATGTCGTGCACGTCGCCCTTTACCGTGGCGAGGACGATCTTGCCCTTGCCCTTGGCGCCCGGCTCCTTGGCCGCCTCGATAAAGGGGAGGAGGTGCGCGACCGCCTTCTTCATCACGCGCGCCGATTTCACCACCTGTGGCAGGAACATCTTGCCGCTACCGAAGAGGTCGCCGACAACGTTCATGCCATCCATCAGCGGGCCTTCGATCACCTCGATCGGCTTGGCTGCCGCCTGCCGCGCCTCCTCGGTATCCTCCACCACGAAGGCGTCGATGCCGCGCACGAGCGCATGTTCAAGCCTTTTGGCGACCGGCAGGGTGCGCCATTGCAGCGCTGCCTTGTCGTCTGCGCCACCTGCCTTCTGCCCGCGATAGCGCTCGGCAATGCGCACCAACCGGTCGGTCGGTGTCTCGGCCGGATCGCGCTGTGGCCGGTTCAGGATCACGTCCTCGCACGCCTCGCGCAGTTCGGGGTCGATCTGGTCGTACACGTCCAACTGCCCGGCATTGACGATCGCCATGTCGAGGCCAGCCGGAATGGCGTGATACAGGAAGATCGAATGCATCGCCCGGCGCACCGGCTCGTTGCCGCGGAAGCTGAAGGACAGGTTCGACAGGCCGCCGGAAAAGTGCGCGTGCGGGCAGCTTGCGCGAATGCGCTTCACCGCCTCGATGAAGTCCACCCCGTAATTGTTGTGCTCCTCGATGCCTGTCGCCACGGCGAATATGTTAGCATCGAAGATGATGTCCTCTGGCGGAAAGCCCATGCCGGTCAGCAGCTTGTAGGCGCGCTGGCAGATCTCGACCTTGCGATCCTCCGTATCCGCCTGACCGACCTCGTCGAAGGCCATAACCACCACGGCGGCGCCGTACGCCATGCACAGCCGCGCCTCGTGCAGGAACTTGTCCTCACCCTCCTTCATGCTGATGGAGTTCACGATGGGCTTGCCGCTGACGCATTTCAGGCCCGCCTCGATCACCTCCCACTTGGAGCTGTCGATCATCACCGGCACGCGGGCGATGTCAGGCTCGGCCGCGATCCGCTTCAGGAAGGTGGTCATCGCCTCCACCGCATCCAGCAGACCTTCGTCCATGTTGACGTCGATGATCTGCGCGCCGTTCTCGACCTGGTTCAGCGCGACGGAGACTGCGGCTTCATAATCGCCCGCCATGATCAGCTTCTTGAACGCCGCCGATCCGGTGACGTTGGTCCGCTCGCCAATATTGACGAAGCGGACGGAGGATGCCTGTTCGGTCATGTCGATCACGCCATGGTAAAGGGTTCGAGGCCAGCCAGGCGCGTGCGCACCGCCGGTGTCGGGATCACGCGTGGCTGCAGCGGGGCGACGGCAGCAGCGATCGCCCGAATATGCGCGGGGGTGGAGCCGCAGCAGCCGCCCAGCACATTGACTTGCCCCCGCTCCGCCCAGTCGCGCACCAGTGCGGCGGTGGTTTCCGGCGCCTCGTCATACTGGCCCAGTTCGTTAGGCAGGCCGGCATTTGGGTAGACCATGATCAGCGTGTCGCAGGTCTCGCTGAGGGTCTTCACATGCGGTCGCAACTGCTCCGCACCGAAGGAGCAATTAAGGCCGATCGTCACTGGCCGCGCATGGCGCACCGCATGCCAGAACGCTTCCACCGTATGGCCGGACAAGTTGCGACCGGAAAGGTCGGTCAGCGTCATCGACAGCATGATCGGTACGTCCCGGCCGAAGCCGTCCGCCGCCTCCTGCGCGGCCATGATGCCGGCCTTGGCGTTCAGCGTGTCGAACACTGTCTCGATCAGGATGAAGTCCGCCCCACCTTCGATCAGGGCGTCGGCCTGTTCGCGGTAGACATCCTTCAGGTAGTCAAAGTCGATCTCCCGATATCCGGGATCGTTGACGTCTGGGCTGAGCGAAAGGGTCTTGTTGGTTGGCCCGATCGCGCCCGCCACATAGCGGCGCCGGCCGTCCTGCGCGGCGAACTCGTCCGCGATGCGGCGGGCCATGGCGGCGCTTTCCCAATTGATCTCCTGCACCAGCCCTTCCGCACCGTAATCGGCCTGGCTGATGCGGTTGGCGGAGAAGGTATTCGTCTCCGCGATGTCGGCCCCTGCCGCGAAATAGGCGCGGTGGATGCTTTCGGGCACCTCCGGCTTGGTCAGCGCCAGGATGTCGTTGTTGCCCTTCTGATCGTGGCCCAGCGCCAGCGTGCCAGCATAATCCGCCTCGCTCAGCTTCCAATTCTGGATCTCGGTGCCGAAAGCGCCATCGGTGATGAGGATGCGATCCTGCGCGGCGGCGATCAACGCCTCGCGGGCACCCGGCGGGGCGAACTGGAGATTGGCCATCCGGGGCGCATATAAGTGATTGCTTATATATTCAAGCCGGGCCCTGAGGCACGATCACCGGCCCGTCAGGCTGCGCCAGGATCGTCACGTCAACACCGTAGGCTGCCGCTATGTTCGCCGCCGTCAGCACCTCGCCTGCCGGGCCGTTGGCCAGTTCGGCACCATCCTTCAGCAGCAAGACGTCATCGGCGACGCGGGCGGCCAGCGTCAGATCGTGCAGCACCAGCACCACCCCCACGCCCCGCCCCGCCGTTGCCCGCAACATCTTTAAGGTTTCCAACTGGTGCAGCGGGTCGAGGCTCGCCAACGGCTCGTCCGCCAGCAGCCAGGCGGGTTCTCCCGCCAACACCCGGGCCAGCAGCACTCGCGCGCGTTCCCCACCGGAGAGGGAGCGGACTGGCCGGTCGGCCAGCAGCGCCGTATCAGTGGCGGTCAGCGCCGCCTCGATCGTCTGCGGATCGATGTCGCCATGCGGCAGGCGGCCCAGTTGCACCAGCTCGCGCACCAGCATGTTCCAGTGCACGGCGGCATCCTGCGGCAGGTAGCCGATCGCGCGTGCCCGTTCCCTCGGCGGCAGCGCCGCCACGTTGCGGCCGTCCAGCAAGACGTGGCCACCGCTGACCGGCAGCAGCGCGGCGCAGGCACGCAGCAAGGTGGACTTACCCGCGCCGTTGGCTCCCAGCACCGCGATCACGCGGCCGGGCTTGAAGCTGGTGGTCACGCCGCGCAGCACGTGCCGCCGGCTCAACACCACCTGCAGGTTCTCGATGCTCAGCCCCATGACCGGCCCCGCTCGCCCAGCAGCAGCACCAGAAAGTACGGCGCTCCGATCAGCGCCATGGCCACGCCCAGCCGCACCTCGCCCGCGCCCGGCGCCAGGCGGCACAGGATGTCCGCCGCCAGCACCAGCGCCGCCCCGCCCAGCGCACTTGGCAACAGCAGCGCGCCCGGCCGTGCACCGGCCAGCGGTCGCAGCATGTGCGGCACGACCAGCCCGACGAAGCCGACCACGCCTGTGGCCGCCACTCCGGCGCCGACGCACAGGCCCGCCCCGGCGATCACCAGCGCCTGCAACCGCGACAGGCTGATGCCGAGGGAGCGCGCCGCATCCGTCCCCAACGTTAGCGCATCCAGGCTGCGCCCAGTCGTCAGCAGCAGCGCACAGCCGGCCAGCATGAACGGCGCGGCATGAGCGAGGTCTTCCGCGCCGCGATCGGTCAGCGCGCCCATCAGCCAGTCGATCGCCGCCGCCACGACATAGGGGTTGGGCGCAATGGAGATCAGGAACACCGTCAATGCGGCTCCCAGGCTGGCCAGCACCGTACCCGCCAGCACGAAGGCCGCAGGCGTCTCCGCCCGCCACGTCAGCGCCGCCAGCAGCGCCAGCCCGCCACCCGCCGAAAGCATCGCCGCAGCGAAAATACCCCATTGGCTCGCCCCGCCCAGTACGATCGCCGCGACGGCCCCCAGTGCAGCGGCGCTCGACGTGCCGAGCACGCCAGGGTCAGCCAGCGGGTTGCGCAGCCATCCTTGCATCACCGCGCCCGACAGACCCAGCGACGCGCCTAGCAAGGTCGCCAGTGCGGCGCGTGGTACTCGCAACTCTGCGATGATAGACCAGCGTGCGTCGCCCGCCCACCAAGCGGACAGTGGCACGACTGCCTTGCCCACAGACAGCGAGGCGAAGAACAGCGCGAACACCATGACAACCAGCAAGATCAGCAGCGTCACGCGCCTCATGGCGCCACCTGTCGTCGCACCGCCGCAAGCCGGGCCAGTGCCGCCGGTATCGTCGGCCCGCCGCAATTCACGAGTTCGCGCGGAAACGTGACCTCTCGGGTGTCCGCGTCAGTCCGCTCCAGCAGTCGTCGGCGGAGCGCCGCTGTCCGCCCGCCCCTATCGGGGCTGAGGATCACGGCGGGGGGATCGGTCAGTATTATCTCCACCGGCAGCGACCCGGTCATTGCCAGCCCGTAATCCGCCGCCGCGTTCCTGAAGCCTGCCACCTGCATCATCTCGTGCAGCAAGGTGCCGGCCCCGTTTGCCAGATCGCCCGATATATAGAGCAGCGCCGGAACCGCCGCACCACTCCATCGCGCCCCCGCCACCGCGTGGTCAATCCGGGCATTGATCGCCGCGCCGCGCGCCTCCGCGCCGATCGCGTGCGCCAGTTCGGCAACCTGCGCCTTGCTGGCGGCGATGGTCGTGGGGCTGTCGAGATAGAGCACCCGCAGACCAGCCTTGGCGAAGGCGGCGCGAGTGGCAGGGGGCGTGTAGCTGGTCGCGACCACCAGCCTGGGCGCCAGCGCGATCACCTCCTCCGCCGTGCCGCCCGTGCTACGCAGCCCGCGGGCGACGTCCAGCGGCACGGAGGTGGCGCCGGCCTGTTGCGAGTAGTGACTGATCGCCGCAATCCGCCCGGCCGGCACCAGCGCCAGCAGCAACTGGTCCGAACACGGGTTCAGCGACACGATGCCACCCTGCCGCTGCTCGCCCGCCGGGGCACACCCGGCCAGCAGCAACAGGAGCAGGGGCAGCAGCCGGCGCATCGCCTTAGTCGAACCGCAGGCGCACGCCGCCATGAACGGCACGCCCGATAGTGCCATAGCCGCGGACGACCTGGTATTCCTCGTCAAAGGCGTTCTCGACCCGGCCGTAAATCGACCAGCGCTCCGCCACCGGCATCTCCGCCCGGACAGCAACCAGCGTGTAGCCATCCAGCCGCGCGGTGTTCGCCGCATTGTCAAAGCTGTCGCCGACTAGTTGCACCGTGCCCCCAAGCGACAAGCCGAAGGCGAAGCGGTAATCGGCCGAAACGCTGCCGCTGTGGCGTGGGCGTCGGGCCAGCTGGTTGCCCTCGAACCCGACGCTGCGGTTCTCCGTATCGATCAGGCTGTACGACCCAGCGAGGGTCAATCCCTCGACCGGGCGGGCCACCAGCCCGATCTCTAACCCGTTGGCGTGCGTGCGGGCGATGTTGGAGTAGGTGAAGGTGAGCGGATCGAAATCGATCTGGTTCACCGTATCGCGGTGGAACCAGGTCGCGCTCGCCAGCAGGGCATCGCCCAGCAGGCGCTGCTCGACGCCAACGTCCCAGCTTTCCGCGGTCTCCGGCCGCAGGCTGGCCGTGCCGTAGAAGGGGGCATACAACTGGTACAGGGTCGGCGCCTTGAACCCTTCGGCGTAGGAGCCTCGCAGCACCGTTCCCGCCCTTACCGCAAGCGCAGCATTCGCGCCGAAGGTGGTGCGACCGCCGAATGCGTCGTCATCGTCATGCCGGATCGCACCGGTAATGGTCAGCGGGTTCAGAGGCGTCGTGATCGCCTCCGCCCACACGCTGGTGGTGCCTCGGCTGAAGCCCTGCACGCCATCGCTGAAGCGCGTATCCTCATGCTCCGCGCCGACGATCAACCGCACACGGTCCATCGCGTCGATGTCGCCCTTGTAGGTGTAGCGTTCCGACCGTCCGCGCGTCAGGAACAGCGGCTCCGCCCCTGCATCCCGGTCGTAATTGTCGCGATCCACGTTGGCAATTTGGAATGCGATCGTATTGCGCCAGCGCCCGTCCAGAATGTCGGCGTGTAGGCCAGCATAGCCGTACAGCTCCTCGGCGGTGGAGTATTCATCCGTGTCGGCGAAGGCGAAGGCAGGCGCGGGGAAGCCATCCAGATCGGTCCGGCTGTCCGCCCAAAAACCGCGCAGGTCCAGCCCCAGGTCGGGCGTGAACGCCACCTCGCCCCGCGCGCTGGCGCCATATTGCCGATACCCGTCCCGCTCCGCGCCGCCGTCGAATGCAGAGATGCCGTCAGTGCGCAAATACCCGCCGGTCAGTGCGCCCGACACGATGCCGCTGCTACCGGATACGCCGCTGCTGGCGAACAGCGTATCCATGCTGCCATATTCGACATTGCCGCGTGCCTGCAGACCTTCGGACGGGGCCTTGGTCATGATGTTGACCACGCCGCCGATCGCCTGGCTGCCCCACGGGACGGAGTTCGGCC includes the following:
- a CDS encoding TonB-dependent receptor, giving the protein MKVSYLLAAAPAVLAVSPAGAQERGGDIIVTAIGAPQDASTTGQAVTVIDRDMIEQRQTIAISDLLATTPGVTVTRNGGLGTLTSLRIRGGEGDQTLVLIDGVRVNDPAAPGGGFDFASLLATNVERVEVLRGPNSVPWGSQAIGGVVNIMTKAPSEGLQARGNVEYGSMDTLFASSGVSGSSGIVSGALTGGYLRTDGISAFDGGAERDGYRQYGASARGEVAFTPDLGLDLRGFWADSRTDLDGFPAPAFAFADTDEYSTAEELYGYAGLHADILDGRWRNTIAFQIANVDRDNYDRDAGAEPLFLTRGRSERYTYKGDIDAMDRVRLIVGAEHEDTRFSDGVQGFSRGTTSVWAEAITTPLNPLTITGAIRHDDDDAFGGRTTFGANAALAVRAGTVLRGSYAEGFKAPTLYQLYAPFYGTASLRPETAESWDVGVEQRLLGDALLASATWFHRDTVNQIDFDPLTFTYSNIARTHANGLEIGLVARPVEGLTLAGSYSLIDTENRSVGFEGNQLARRPRHSGSVSADYRFAFGLSLGGTVQLVGDSFDNAANTARLDGYTLVAVRAEMPVAERWSIYGRVENAFDEEYQVVRGYGTIGRAVHGGVRLRFD